Proteins found in one Bremerella volcania genomic segment:
- a CDS encoding flagellar export protein FliJ: protein MSKFRFRLETYLRLKIAARDQCRAELAEVLRAEQQLKEHQEAIESDIQDQHTYIRGLTQAGSLNVDLITASQREVVFLKALQAEKQQLMVKLQPHIQQRRQALIDADHEVRTLEKLKEQKHEQHLQLETAQESKQMDEIALSGFMRKGE, encoded by the coding sequence ATGTCCAAGTTCCGTTTCCGACTCGAGACTTACCTGCGGCTCAAGATCGCCGCACGGGATCAGTGTCGCGCGGAACTTGCTGAAGTGTTGCGGGCCGAACAGCAACTCAAGGAACATCAAGAGGCAATCGAAAGTGACATCCAAGATCAGCACACCTACATTCGCGGCCTGACTCAGGCGGGTTCGCTCAATGTTGACCTGATCACCGCCTCGCAGCGTGAAGTGGTGTTTTTGAAAGCTTTGCAGGCCGAGAAACAGCAACTAATGGTCAAGCTTCAACCGCACATTCAGCAGCGGCGTCAGGCCCTGATTGATGCGGACCATGAAGTCAGAACGCTAGAAAAACTCAAAGAGCAAAAACACGAGCAGCACCTGCAGTTGGAAACTGCCCAAGAATCAAAACAAATGGACGAGATCGCCCTGAGCGGTTTCATGCGTAAAGGAGAATAG
- a CDS encoding flagellar hook-length control protein FliK: MESSSSNSVNPTPGWSGGTRSNSASAADPMAFFDLIMKSSQAMATQGSKSLDPVASTGTAAPSSDPYTAPTDDPNLHDGYDDSSASYGSEVRAKESADTDRPADSSGEQEKVVAAAEFSEQPAAKEDEEGKPDQTALETAAAATQQEQLLGAPDTLTEGEQVEVEEQTQADVVRATGNQKEAPQSGELPADQPLDTAEESDDASNQEHDFTTQLTPESVRKKSNGSEEQTFAVAEEEAIAERVEGKPGEETSEVRSEEKGKLKLDTVEQVSEETVESEVSLETGDAAQDDSSDRKPKNTSTQRAENKKANSVDVVEPATTGSADTSTMAAVTKASEALSAAASGTAPSATSSTSSSTSNNNTGVNNLASLLQRGFQRGTLQKTEAGQTPQLDPKQQIRLINRVARAVESTPPGQSIKIRLNPSELGQLKVEIKVENGNMTAKIEAENAATRQVLLENLPQLRERLAESNINVQQFEVELMGQQTPQDGSASTFADQSDQQGSSRNSTRQGMEASREEESASDNREIVNKDAERDSRNLNVTI; this comes from the coding sequence ATGGAATCGTCATCATCAAACTCAGTGAATCCAACGCCTGGTTGGTCAGGCGGGACGCGAAGCAATTCCGCTTCTGCGGCTGATCCCATGGCGTTCTTCGACTTGATCATGAAGTCGTCCCAGGCCATGGCGACCCAAGGCAGCAAGTCGCTGGACCCCGTTGCATCGACAGGTACCGCAGCGCCATCAAGCGATCCCTACACGGCACCCACCGACGATCCTAACCTTCACGATGGATACGACGATTCGTCGGCTTCCTATGGAAGTGAAGTTCGTGCGAAGGAATCGGCGGATACCGATCGGCCTGCGGATTCATCGGGTGAACAAGAAAAAGTCGTAGCCGCTGCTGAGTTCTCCGAGCAACCTGCTGCCAAGGAAGACGAAGAAGGCAAACCTGATCAAACGGCCCTGGAAACGGCTGCCGCGGCGACGCAGCAAGAACAACTGCTGGGTGCCCCCGATACGTTGACGGAAGGGGAGCAAGTCGAAGTCGAAGAGCAAACCCAAGCGGATGTCGTACGTGCCACCGGCAACCAAAAAGAAGCTCCACAATCCGGCGAACTGCCGGCGGATCAACCGCTCGATACGGCAGAAGAGTCGGATGATGCCTCGAACCAAGAGCATGATTTCACCACCCAGTTAACGCCCGAATCGGTGCGAAAGAAATCAAACGGTTCGGAAGAGCAAACATTCGCGGTCGCCGAGGAGGAAGCGATTGCCGAAAGAGTCGAAGGGAAACCAGGCGAAGAGACAAGCGAAGTTCGTTCTGAGGAGAAAGGGAAGCTGAAACTCGATACGGTCGAACAGGTCTCCGAGGAAACGGTTGAATCCGAGGTGAGCTTGGAGACTGGTGACGCGGCGCAAGACGACTCTTCCGATCGGAAGCCAAAAAATACGTCGACGCAGCGAGCCGAAAACAAAAAGGCCAACTCGGTGGATGTGGTCGAGCCAGCCACGACCGGTTCGGCCGACACCTCAACCATGGCTGCCGTGACAAAAGCCAGCGAAGCACTGTCCGCGGCCGCATCGGGCACCGCTCCATCGGCAACGTCTTCGACTAGCAGCAGCACCTCGAATAATAACACCGGTGTTAACAACCTGGCTTCGCTCCTACAGCGGGGGTTTCAGCGGGGAACGCTCCAGAAGACCGAGGCAGGCCAGACACCGCAACTCGATCCCAAGCAGCAGATTCGCTTGATCAACCGCGTTGCCAGGGCCGTCGAGTCAACGCCGCCAGGACAGTCGATCAAGATTCGTTTGAATCCCTCGGAACTCGGACAATTGAAGGTCGAGATCAAGGTTGAAAACGGCAATATGACCGCCAAGATCGAAGCCGAGAATGCTGCCACCCGGCAGGTCTTGCTGGAGAACCTCCCGCAACTTCGCGAACGACTGGCCGAATCGAATATCAATGTCCAGCAGTTTGAAGTCGAACTGATGGGGCAGCAAACGCCCCAGGATGGTTCGGCGTCGACTTTCGCGGATCAATCCGACCAACAGGGCAGTTCGCGGAACTCAACTCGCCAAGGGATGGAAGCAAGTCGCGAGGAAGAGTCTGCCTCCGACAACCGTGAGATAGTCAACAAGGACGCCGAACGTGATAGTCGTAATTTGAATGTGACAATTTAA
- a CDS encoding flagellar hook assembly protein FlgD gives MSRVDSSSSTNSSSSSTKQPTDLRELNMDHFLQLMITELQNQDPLDPMENSEMLQQISQIREIGATDQLRESLESMQQSQGISTASGLIGKQVQALTDDGYVLFGVVQSVQLAPNDDGTRELTLKVNTGDQTVDVNMDDIFTILPANVQNPPTDGTDGTDGTDSGDDSDDTTDGGDDSGDETEETTT, from the coding sequence ATGTCAAGAGTAGATTCTAGTTCGTCGACTAATAGTTCCAGTTCATCCACCAAGCAGCCTACGGACTTGCGTGAGTTGAACATGGATCACTTTCTGCAATTGATGATCACTGAATTGCAGAATCAAGATCCACTCGATCCGATGGAAAACTCGGAGATGCTGCAGCAGATCAGCCAGATTCGCGAGATCGGTGCGACCGATCAACTTCGCGAGTCGCTGGAATCGATGCAGCAGAGTCAGGGCATCTCGACCGCGAGTGGCTTGATCGGGAAGCAGGTCCAGGCATTGACCGACGATGGGTACGTTCTATTTGGCGTGGTGCAGAGCGTACAGTTGGCTCCCAACGATGACGGGACTCGAGAATTGACGTTGAAGGTCAATACGGGCGACCAGACGGTTGACGTGAATATGGATGACATCTTCACGATTCTGCCGGCAAATGTTCAGAATCCTCCTACCGATGGGACAGACGGCACGGATGGAACGGACTCGGGGGATGACTCGGATGACACGACCGACGGCGGCGATGATTCCGGTGACGAGACAGAAGAAACGACTACCTAG
- a CDS encoding flagellar hook-basal body complex protein, which produces MGLASALSTALTGMTAAETQIDVTGNNLANSQTVGFKASQATFATQFLQTQSLGSKPTASNGGTNPRQTGLGTKVAEITPNFTQGTIEVSNSPSDLAIQGDGFFIVEGGNGETLYTRNGIFKTNSQNELVTITGQRVLGFGIDEGFQIQRTQLVPLTIPLGAKSVAKATENVYLEGTLTATGDLATQGQVIESAILGNSNVPRPDTSSTNVGVTTQPNITSTTTASAVTPGVASTTDAQTEGAGGLVPDGNFNYRFTFSNAGLSGETLASADYAVTLADGNASADDNTVTFTNPPQSSSFSQLNMYRSNDGGATYFLVSSTAMGSPVADTAAAPTATQLSASMIGGTGVDGTLSGGDVYQYRYTFIDGSGNETAPSNSHTVTVSGSPADGNGYSVVLDNLPTSVDYDSVRIYRTAAGGSDFYELDTLTMAAAAAPYVDDGSTPLTTNLLDAQTINGNYTYLVTFARSGEEESRPSLAIGPQNVVNGRIELSNLPLPPTPPPEGGFPAYDKVRIYRNLSTDSANFYLVEELDPGEDFIDMTPDSAISDLSIPGNKAIDLDGPKIDSNTLLVDVVKRDGLNFENVFEVGELSFTGYKGDRRLSEKTFTITDTTIVQELLEFIQSSTGIQPSVNGNANPIPGSTNSIPGESGTLSQGISISDGRIRVVANNGEDNAVDIKLSSFTLDNNSGVLQNPNLNFGTVQEAVGQSAVSDFVVYDTLGIPVNVRVTATLESRDGTNTVYRWYADSPDNDAAMDTGDIGEAEIAVGTGLIYFDGDGNFVGTDNNTVTIQRRDIPSQSPLEFDLDFTQLSGLAADEPTLNASRQDGSGTGTLNSFIIGEDGVIRGVFSNGVDRDLGMLQLARFGNPTGLEQRGENLYATGVNSGLPVTGDPGADGLGDVIAGAVELSNTDIGGNLIDLILASTQYRGSSRVITTAQQLFDELLNLRR; this is translated from the coding sequence ATGGGTCTAGCATCTGCACTGTCGACCGCTTTGACCGGGATGACGGCGGCTGAAACGCAAATCGACGTCACGGGTAATAATCTGGCGAACTCCCAAACGGTCGGTTTCAAGGCATCGCAGGCAACCTTTGCGACTCAGTTTCTGCAGACCCAAAGTCTCGGTTCGAAGCCGACGGCTTCCAATGGTGGTACCAACCCGCGTCAAACGGGTCTTGGTACGAAGGTCGCGGAAATCACGCCGAACTTCACCCAGGGGACCATCGAAGTCAGTAACAGCCCTTCCGACTTGGCCATCCAAGGGGACGGGTTCTTTATCGTGGAAGGCGGCAACGGCGAAACGTTGTATACCCGCAACGGCATCTTCAAAACGAATTCGCAAAACGAACTCGTCACGATCACCGGCCAGCGCGTGCTTGGATTTGGTATCGACGAAGGCTTCCAGATTCAACGAACCCAACTGGTGCCGCTCACGATTCCACTGGGTGCCAAAAGCGTTGCCAAAGCGACCGAAAACGTCTATCTGGAAGGTACGCTGACCGCGACCGGCGACCTGGCAACGCAGGGTCAGGTGATCGAAAGTGCGATCCTTGGTAACTCGAACGTGCCTCGCCCCGATACTTCGAGTACCAACGTGGGCGTCACGACTCAGCCAAACATAACCTCAACGACGACCGCTTCGGCCGTCACTCCGGGCGTGGCATCCACGACCGATGCCCAGACGGAAGGCGCCGGTGGTTTGGTGCCGGATGGCAACTTCAACTATCGTTTCACGTTCTCGAATGCCGGCCTGTCGGGCGAAACGCTCGCGTCGGCGGACTATGCCGTGACCTTGGCCGACGGTAATGCCTCGGCAGATGACAACACGGTCACGTTCACTAACCCGCCTCAATCGAGTTCGTTCTCGCAGTTGAACATGTACCGCAGCAATGACGGCGGTGCGACTTACTTCCTGGTAAGTTCGACCGCGATGGGTTCGCCGGTGGCCGATACGGCCGCCGCACCAACGGCCACGCAGTTGAGTGCGTCGATGATTGGTGGTACCGGGGTCGACGGTACGCTCAGTGGTGGCGACGTTTATCAATATCGTTACACGTTCATCGATGGTTCCGGTAACGAGACGGCTCCGTCCAATTCGCATACTGTGACCGTGTCCGGAAGCCCGGCCGATGGAAATGGCTACTCGGTTGTTCTCGATAACCTTCCGACCAGCGTCGACTACGATTCGGTGCGGATTTACCGAACCGCCGCTGGTGGCTCGGATTTCTACGAGTTGGATACACTGACGATGGCCGCCGCGGCCGCGCCGTACGTCGACGACGGCAGCACTCCGCTGACGACTAATCTACTCGACGCCCAGACAATCAACGGCAACTATACCTACCTGGTCACGTTTGCTCGATCGGGTGAAGAAGAGTCACGTCCGTCGTTGGCCATCGGTCCGCAAAACGTGGTTAACGGTCGAATCGAACTATCCAACTTGCCGCTTCCGCCAACTCCTCCGCCGGAAGGTGGTTTCCCGGCCTACGATAAGGTCCGAATCTATCGAAACCTCTCGACCGATTCGGCAAACTTCTACCTGGTGGAAGAGCTTGATCCGGGTGAAGACTTTATTGATATGACGCCCGACTCGGCTATCTCAGACTTGTCCATTCCCGGCAACAAGGCCATTGACCTGGACGGTCCTAAAATCGACTCGAATACCCTGCTGGTCGACGTCGTGAAGCGTGACGGGCTGAATTTTGAAAACGTCTTTGAAGTCGGCGAACTCAGCTTTACTGGATACAAGGGTGATCGCAGACTCTCCGAAAAGACCTTCACGATTACCGATACGACCATCGTGCAGGAACTGCTTGAGTTCATCCAGTCGTCAACCGGTATTCAGCCATCAGTGAACGGCAACGCCAACCCGATCCCCGGTTCGACCAACTCGATTCCCGGCGAATCGGGAACGTTGTCGCAAGGAATTTCGATTTCCGATGGGCGTATTCGCGTCGTCGCGAATAACGGCGAAGACAACGCGGTCGATATCAAACTTTCGTCGTTCACTCTGGATAACAACAGCGGTGTGCTGCAGAACCCGAATCTTAACTTCGGTACGGTTCAGGAAGCGGTTGGTCAAAGTGCCGTATCGGACTTCGTGGTCTACGATACGCTGGGTATTCCGGTGAATGTTCGCGTGACCGCCACGCTTGAAAGTCGGGACGGAACCAACACGGTTTACCGCTGGTACGCCGACTCGCCGGACAACGATGCCGCCATGGACACCGGTGACATCGGCGAAGCGGAAATCGCGGTGGGTACGGGGCTCATCTACTTCGATGGTGATGGTAACTTCGTCGGTACCGACAACAACACCGTCACAATCCAGCGCCGAGACATCCCATCGCAGTCGCCGTTGGAGTTCGATTTGGACTTCACGCAGTTGTCTGGCCTGGCCGCCGACGAGCCCACGCTCAACGCCTCGCGGCAGGACGGTTCCGGTACGGGTACGCTCAACAGCTTCATCATTGGTGAAGACGGCGTGATTCGTGGCGTGTTCTCCAACGGTGTCGACCGCGACCTGGGCATGCTGCAATTGGCCCGTTTTGGCAATCCAACGGGTTTGGAGCAGCGTGGCGAAAACTTGTACGCCACCGGCGTGAACTCCGGTCTGCCGGTAACTGGCGACCCGGGAGCAGACGGCTTGGGTGACGTCATCGCCGGTGCCGTGGAGCTGAGCAATACGGACATCGGTGGCAACCTGATCGACCTGATTCTGGCTTCGACCCAATATCGAGGTAGTTCTCGGGTGATCACGACTGCCCAGCAGCTATTTGACGAACTTTTGAACCTGCGGCGATAA
- a CDS encoding flagellar FlbD family protein has translation MIKLTRLGGEPFVLNAELIRYVEANPDTFITLTNGDRIVVQEGTDVVVDRVIEYHQRKNLLPPGFARPDTGEK, from the coding sequence ATGATCAAGTTGACCCGACTCGGTGGCGAGCCGTTCGTATTGAATGCCGAGCTAATTCGGTATGTGGAAGCCAATCCCGACACGTTCATTACCCTGACCAACGGGGATCGGATTGTCGTTCAAGAGGGAACTGACGTTGTCGTAGATCGCGTAATCGAGTACCACCAACGCAAAAATTTGTTACCCCCAGGATTTGCCCGGCCAGACACCGGGGAAAAATAG
- a CDS encoding motility protein A — MDIASVVGLLAAIGLILVAILIAPGSSLMAFVDVPSLLVVCGGALAACMIAFPLKSMLGMPMSLKVVFLNKATDYGALIKQIVSLAETARRDGLLALENRISEIDNPFIITGIQMAVDGTRPDAIEDIMRTEMDAVATRHRDAKAVSDQMGRFAPAYGMIGTLLGLIIMLGNMSDPSSIGSGMAVALLTTLYGAIVSNVFFLPFSEKLGFLNKQELLGMEIVIRGIMAIQSGENPRVIEQKLRTFLPPSVRAKLDADK, encoded by the coding sequence ATGGATATCGCATCCGTCGTCGGACTTTTGGCTGCGATCGGACTGATTCTCGTAGCCATCTTGATCGCACCAGGTTCATCCCTGATGGCGTTCGTCGACGTACCGTCGCTTCTTGTGGTTTGCGGCGGGGCCTTGGCGGCGTGCATGATCGCGTTCCCGTTGAAGTCGATGCTCGGCATGCCCATGTCGCTGAAGGTGGTCTTTCTGAACAAGGCAACCGACTACGGTGCACTGATCAAGCAGATCGTCAGCCTGGCTGAAACGGCTCGTCGTGATGGCCTGTTGGCCCTGGAAAATCGCATCAGCGAAATCGATAACCCGTTTATCATCACGGGGATTCAAATGGCCGTGGACGGCACTCGTCCGGACGCCATCGAAGATATCATGCGGACCGAAATGGATGCCGTCGCAACACGGCACCGCGATGCCAAGGCCGTTTCCGACCAGATGGGACGATTTGCTCCGGCCTACGGGATGATCGGTACGCTGCTCGGGCTGATCATCATGCTCGGCAATATGAGCGACCCCAGTTCGATTGGTTCCGGTATGGCCGTGGCACTGCTAACGACGCTTTATGGGGCCATCGTCTCGAACGTCTTTTTCCTCCCGTTTTCCGAGAAGTTAGGCTTTTTGAACAAGCAAGAACTACTCGGGATGGAGATCGTCATTCGCGGCATCATGGCGATTCAGTCCGGCGAGAATCCGCGAGTCATCGAACAAAAACTACGCACGTTTCTGCCGCCTTCGGTTCGTGCCAAGCTCGACGCCGATAAGTAA
- a CDS encoding OmpA/MotB family protein has protein sequence MDEEDDAAGIPEWVVTFGDMMSLLLTFFIMLVSMSEIKKEEQYQALVESFRRQFGHDSSMESVIAGNAKPRNSNLAKLATMGRAKRFSTHAGGDKVKAPVGDSPQVRIIRPGSKTAVGTVVYFPEDSAKLDETAIEALQAQSLEFGGKPQKIEIRGHTSLRPLPPDSPYKTHWDLAYARCMAVKEYLVSLGIDERRIRVSVAGKNEPFHIGTDPLLLKQNPRVEVFLLDEVIDDLVGTAQEQANRRAPPIEASGN, from the coding sequence ATGGACGAAGAAGACGATGCAGCTGGCATCCCTGAGTGGGTCGTGACCTTCGGCGATATGATGTCGCTTCTTCTGACCTTCTTCATCATGCTCGTTTCGATGAGCGAGATTAAAAAGGAAGAGCAATACCAGGCCCTCGTCGAGTCGTTTCGCCGTCAGTTCGGGCACGATAGCTCGATGGAAAGCGTGATCGCCGGGAACGCCAAACCGCGTAATTCGAACCTGGCCAAGCTGGCGACGATGGGGCGTGCCAAGCGCTTCTCGACCCATGCTGGCGGCGATAAAGTTAAAGCTCCGGTTGGGGATAGTCCGCAAGTGCGGATTATCCGGCCTGGATCGAAAACCGCAGTCGGAACGGTTGTGTATTTCCCAGAAGACAGCGCGAAGCTGGACGAGACCGCCATCGAAGCGCTTCAGGCGCAAAGCCTGGAATTCGGTGGCAAGCCCCAGAAAATCGAAATTCGTGGCCATACTTCACTCCGGCCGCTTCCTCCGGATAGTCCCTACAAAACGCATTGGGATCTCGCCTATGCCCGTTGCATGGCCGTTAAGGAGTACCTTGTGTCGCTTGGCATCGACGAACGACGCATTCGCGTCTCGGTCGCCGGGAAAAACGAGCCGTTTCACATTGGGACCGATCCGCTGCTACTCAAGCAGAATCCGCGTGTGGAAGTCTTTCTGCTTGATGAAGTTATTGACGATTTGGTCGGTACGGCCCAGGAACAGGCCAACCGGCGGGCCCCGCCGATCGAGGCATCTGGAAACTAG
- a CDS encoding flagellar basal body-associated FliL family protein translates to MKAKMQILGGILVLVLLECVVAYMIIPSPQDVIRAAEMQAQDGQTDGTPINQELEPLSADEETVEVDLGTPFGITAYRPLSESTMRIDFHLYATIRASDEADFTALMEKYEKRFREQVIVTVRSSDEGELTDPSLGLLKRKILEKTNNILGKPMVHSIVFSEFSFVEQ, encoded by the coding sequence ATGAAAGCGAAAATGCAAATCTTGGGAGGCATTCTGGTCTTGGTTCTTTTGGAATGTGTGGTGGCATACATGATCATTCCCAGCCCTCAGGATGTGATTCGGGCCGCGGAAATGCAGGCACAAGATGGGCAGACCGACGGCACACCCATCAATCAAGAACTTGAGCCGCTGTCAGCCGACGAAGAAACCGTCGAAGTCGATCTGGGCACACCGTTTGGCATCACTGCCTATCGCCCGCTGAGCGAATCGACGATGCGAATCGACTTTCATCTCTACGCGACGATTCGGGCCAGCGACGAGGCGGACTTTACCGCCTTGATGGAAAAGTATGAGAAGCGCTTTCGCGAACAGGTCATTGTGACGGTCCGCAGTAGCGATGAAGGAGAGCTTACTGATCCTAGTTTGGGGTTGCTCAAGCGTAAGATTTTAGAGAAAACCAACAACATCTTGGGCAAGCCGATGGTGCATTCCATCGTGTTTAGCGAGTTTTCCTTCGTCGAACAATAA
- the fliN gene encoding flagellar motor switch protein FliN: MTDDQMGQDEIEELLRKAQSGDVSASGPAPKQQEDIEALDQSDIEALFQNSGPPASSQPKQQQPAAATATQPAPQASHTGSGEGASDIEYLLNQAEAAIASLNSPNDNMPAGIAPFTLRDFGGSPASTDKTTIDLVRDVELEVKIELGHADMHLEEVLQMQKGSVVPLDKLAGDPVDIFVNGRLIARGEVLILNDNFCVRITELIVGDSVV, encoded by the coding sequence ATGACTGACGATCAAATGGGACAGGACGAGATTGAAGAGCTACTCCGTAAAGCCCAGTCGGGCGACGTGAGTGCTAGCGGTCCTGCCCCCAAACAACAGGAAGATATCGAGGCCCTCGACCAGAGCGATATTGAAGCTTTGTTTCAGAATTCTGGACCACCGGCGAGTTCACAGCCCAAGCAGCAACAGCCTGCCGCGGCCACCGCTACGCAGCCAGCGCCGCAAGCATCTCACACGGGATCCGGCGAAGGTGCTTCCGATATCGAGTATCTGCTCAATCAAGCCGAAGCCGCGATCGCTTCGTTGAATTCGCCGAACGATAACATGCCGGCCGGTATCGCTCCGTTCACGCTTCGCGACTTTGGCGGTTCCCCAGCCAGCACCGATAAAACAACCATCGACCTGGTTCGCGACGTCGAATTGGAAGTCAAGATCGAACTGGGACACGCGGATATGCATCTGGAGGAAGTCCTGCAGATGCAGAAGGGCTCGGTCGTGCCGCTGGATAAGCTGGCAGGCGACCCGGTCGATATCTTCGTCAACGGACGTTTGATTGCCCGCGGGGAAGTGTTGATTCTCAACGACAACTTCTGCGTGCGTATCACCGAACTGATTGTCGGTGATTCGGTCGTCTAA
- a CDS encoding FliO/MopB family protein, whose product MRNGILAACVLALTLNTCLQSAKANDYATSQVPPNQPLQIQNEAPPAFPPLAQALHVEAIPDAGDNQANPAVAQPAAAVEPLRLPPPSKAQEEGVAMPTFNFQSNQTASIAASLFVVVGLFLIFAWVGKKNMKSGSGRLSKEIIQVLGKSQLSGKQQLELVRVGQKLLLLCVTPNGVETLTEITEPTEVERLLTIVRQDSPGSMTATFQDVLSQMGHQPARGFLEA is encoded by the coding sequence ATGCGGAACGGAATCCTAGCTGCGTGCGTGTTGGCACTGACGTTAAACACTTGCCTGCAGAGTGCGAAGGCCAACGACTACGCCACTTCGCAAGTGCCACCCAATCAGCCGCTGCAAATCCAAAACGAAGCCCCGCCGGCCTTTCCTCCGCTGGCTCAAGCGCTGCATGTCGAAGCCATTCCGGACGCTGGCGACAACCAAGCCAATCCGGCGGTCGCTCAGCCTGCCGCCGCGGTCGAGCCGCTGCGTCTTCCTCCTCCGAGCAAGGCCCAGGAAGAAGGCGTTGCCATGCCGACGTTCAACTTTCAAAGCAATCAAACGGCCAGCATCGCCGCGAGCTTGTTTGTGGTGGTTGGGTTGTTTCTGATCTTTGCCTGGGTCGGCAAGAAGAACATGAAGTCAGGCAGCGGTCGACTCTCGAAAGAGATCATCCAGGTGCTTGGCAAGAGTCAGCTTAGCGGCAAGCAACAGTTGGAACTGGTTCGTGTCGGACAGAAGCTGCTTCTGCTCTGCGTCACGCCCAATGGCGTCGAAACGTTGACCGAAATCACCGAGCCCACCGAAGTGGAACGTTTGCTGACCATCGTTCGTCAAGATTCGCCCGGCAGCATGACGGCTACCTTTCAAGACGTGCTGAGTCAAATGGGGCACCAGCCGGCACGCGGATTCCTGGAGGCCTAG
- a CDS encoding flagellar type III secretion system pore protein FliP encodes MHRLQNIAWILIALAVAFQPQVAFAQQATSIPESLIESSLDRPIQQEVEDLSDFVKAGPEHWTSPQGLSSTIQIMVLLTVISLAPALLIMTTSFIRITIVLGLLRQAIGTQQLPPSQVITALAMFMTFMVMHPYWQEVYQESIGPYTRQEVNPETGQPYKLFAEEDPITGVTGPDEAWERGVKPIRQFMAKQIDIAGNSDDVWMFYEFLPKKTRDEIGEPQSYDDVPLQALVPAFMLSELKTAFLIGFQIYLPFLILDIVIASVTISMGMMMLPPVMISLPFKILLFVLVDGWTLIIGMLMQSFAPSL; translated from the coding sequence ATGCATCGACTACAGAACATCGCTTGGATTTTGATTGCCCTGGCAGTCGCGTTTCAGCCGCAGGTGGCATTCGCGCAGCAGGCCACTTCCATACCGGAATCGTTGATCGAGTCATCGCTCGATCGGCCGATTCAGCAAGAAGTGGAAGACCTGAGCGACTTCGTCAAAGCGGGCCCCGAGCATTGGACCAGTCCTCAGGGGCTTTCCAGCACGATCCAGATCATGGTGTTGCTGACGGTCATCAGCCTGGCCCCGGCACTGTTGATCATGACGACCAGCTTCATTCGCATCACGATCGTGCTGGGTCTCTTACGACAAGCGATCGGCACGCAGCAGCTTCCACCCAGCCAGGTAATCACGGCACTGGCCATGTTCATGACGTTCATGGTGATGCATCCTTACTGGCAAGAGGTGTACCAGGAAAGCATCGGCCCATATACGCGTCAGGAAGTGAATCCCGAAACGGGGCAACCGTACAAGCTGTTTGCCGAAGAAGATCCGATCACCGGCGTTACCGGCCCGGACGAAGCCTGGGAGCGGGGCGTTAAGCCGATCCGGCAGTTCATGGCCAAACAGATCGACATTGCTGGCAATAGCGACGACGTGTGGATGTTCTACGAGTTCCTGCCGAAGAAAACCCGCGACGAAATCGGCGAACCGCAGTCGTACGATGACGTGCCGCTGCAGGCACTGGTACCGGCCTTCATGCTCAGTGAATTGAAAACAGCCTTCTTGATTGGCTTCCAGATTTACCTTCCGTTTTTGATTCTCGACATCGTGATTGCCAGCGTGACCATCTCGATGGGCATGATGATGTTGCCGCCGGTGATGATTTCGTTGCCGTTTAAGATTCTGCTCTTCGTTTTGGTCGATGGTTGGACGTTGATCATCGGCATGTTGATGCAAAGTTTCGCCCCCAGTCTTTAG
- the fliQ gene encoding flagellar biosynthesis protein FliQ — MNAQTTIDLTRQAMMMCLMIGAPVLVVGMVVGLLIGFLQALTQVQDQTVSFVPKILAMAVALAFTLPWIFQKLAGYTVELFSNIPDRIAGG; from the coding sequence ATGAATGCTCAGACGACGATTGATCTCACACGCCAGGCCATGATGATGTGCCTGATGATTGGTGCCCCGGTGCTGGTGGTGGGCATGGTGGTCGGGCTGCTGATCGGTTTCCTGCAAGCATTGACGCAGGTCCAGGATCAAACGGTCTCGTTCGTGCCGAAGATCTTGGCGATGGCCGTTGCGTTGGCGTTCACGCTGCCGTGGATCTTTCAGAAACTAGCCGGCTATACGGTCGAATTGTTCAGCAACATCCCCGATCGAATCGCTGGTGGTTAA